Sequence from the Zeugodacus cucurbitae isolate PBARC_wt_2022May chromosome 5, idZeuCucr1.2, whole genome shotgun sequence genome:
TTCTTTTACAGAGTATTGAATTGctttaataaacgaaaattaaattaaataagcacAAAATACACACATGTACACATATCTAAAAGTATTTTAACAACTAAAACATAAATAGGTCGGTGATCGAATAAAGAATTGCTTCCGTGGTGTCTTCAATACTTGACGgtgattatttaaaattcaaatttttcaatACCGTGCGCCTTCGCTTGCTCCATGAAGCATTTGCCGTAAACTTCAGTTGCCTCGCAATGATCAGCTGGCACTGCAATATCGGCGCAAGCGTCGATGATTTCACGAGCTATCTTCAATTTGTCCGCATCGCCGTCAGTGTAGGTTTGCGCATGCTCGTCGGCAACCGACTTGACAAACTTGCCATTGCCATCCATCTGccatataaatatgcaaaataaatattgttttttttttattaattattattttttttttttaacaaaaacaaattcttaCCGCGCCATATTTTTTCATCAGACAGGAGCGTAAGCATTTGCCTTCCTTGCCGGCCGCTGGCACCTTTGCGATCAAGTCCTGAATGTCAGCTGCGGTTTAAACAATAGgacatataatttttgtttataaacgaCTAGAAACTCGAGTACTCACAGTCGGCGGCGCCCACTTCGCCGCGGCACTCCTCCGCTCTGGTCATAAAGGTCTTGATGGCCTCCTCTTTGTTGAAAGCGGCTTTGGTGACAGCGGCGCTCAAAATGCACAAAGCAGCGATAAGAATGAATTTGGCCATTTCCCTTGAGTAGTGAGGTAAATATTTcggaaataaaatggaaatgagTTGAAATCGCGCTTATTTGAACTGGATGGTTACGAAAGTTGTATTGCTGCTTATTTAGAGTTGCAGTTGCTATTTATACAAGGGAATCCCAGTTGTTCACATACAAACAATTGTACCCATTTTGCATATCTACATATGCACATTGAAGTATGGGTGTATGTGAGTATATTAAGTACCGAGTAAGTATTATTACTGTTAACTTGTTGGAACTCCattaaac
This genomic interval carries:
- the Pbprp5_1 gene encoding general odorant-binding protein 28a → MAKFILIAALCILSAAVTKAAFNKEEAIKTFMTRAEECRGEVGAADSDIQDLIAKVPAAGKEGKCLRSCLMKKYGAMDGNGKFVKSVADEHAQTYTDGDADKLKIAREIIDACADIAVPADHCEATEVYGKCFMEQAKAHGIEKFEF